A region of Campylobacter armoricus DNA encodes the following proteins:
- a CDS encoding NADH-ubiquinone oxidoreductase subunit E family protein, whose protein sequence is MRRVDLRKSQNLFKDLEQTIQNAYMDEVLVVLFEIGDFSNVEKSFAFVKEQNCELLNSLKFNQVDWTIVFKKVGQ, encoded by the coding sequence GTGAGACGCGTAGATTTAAGAAAAAGCCAAAATTTATTTAAAGACTTGGAGCAAACCATTCAAAATGCCTATATGGATGAAGTTTTAGTGGTTTTGTTTGAAATAGGGGATTTTTCTAATGTAGAAAAAAGCTTTGCTTTTGTTAAAGAGCAAAATTGTGAGCTTTTAAATTCTTTAAAATTTAATCAAGTAGATTGGACTATAGTATT
- the nuoD gene encoding NADH dehydrogenase (quinone) subunit D: MQISTKLKPYYENISFEREDGVMIVNLGPQHPSAHGNLRLILELDGEEITKATPCIGYMHRGMEKMAENMIYQEFIPTTDRMDYIAASANNYAYVAAVEKLCGLKIPRRASVIRMILLELNRIASHLLWLATHALDIGAMTVFLYCFREREYVLDLIEKYCGARLTHSSMRIGGVMLDLPDGFLDELLAFCNKFPNDIKDYEALLDDNRIWRARTENVGVVSKEKALSWGCSGVMLRGSGIAYDIRKEEPYLLYDEIDFGVPVAKMGDSYARYKVYMQEFRESLKILTQCAFLYKDTPPQILCEHPEYVSASKEQIMTQNYSLMQHFVLVTQGLKPPKGEVYVPTESPKGELGFFIHSDGSGRPYRLRARTPSFFHCAFLEEMLVGSYLADAVAILGSINIVLGEIDR; this comes from the coding sequence ATGCAAATTTCTACTAAATTAAAACCTTATTATGAAAATATAAGCTTTGAGCGTGAAGATGGGGTAATGATAGTCAATCTTGGCCCTCAACACCCAAGTGCTCATGGAAATTTACGCCTTATTTTAGAGCTTGATGGAGAAGAAATCACCAAAGCTACACCTTGCATAGGCTATATGCATCGTGGTATGGAAAAAATGGCTGAAAATATGATTTATCAAGAATTTATCCCAACTACTGATAGAATGGATTATATTGCAGCTAGTGCAAATAATTATGCTTATGTAGCCGCTGTAGAAAAACTTTGTGGCTTAAAAATCCCACGCAGGGCAAGTGTGATAAGGATGATTTTGCTCGAGTTAAATCGCATTGCTTCGCATTTATTATGGCTTGCCACACATGCACTTGATATTGGTGCTATGACGGTGTTTTTATATTGTTTTAGAGAGCGTGAATATGTGCTTGATTTGATAGAAAAGTATTGTGGTGCAAGACTTACACATTCATCTATGAGAATAGGTGGGGTTATGCTTGATTTGCCAGATGGATTTTTAGATGAGCTTTTAGCATTTTGCAATAAATTTCCAAACGATATAAAAGATTATGAAGCTTTGCTTGATGATAATAGGATTTGGAGAGCAAGAACTGAAAATGTAGGTGTTGTAAGCAAAGAAAAAGCTTTGAGTTGGGGTTGTAGTGGAGTTATGTTAAGGGGAAGTGGTATTGCTTATGATATTAGAAAAGAAGAGCCATATTTGCTTTATGATGAGATAGATTTTGGTGTGCCTGTGGCTAAAATGGGCGATTCTTATGCAAGATATAAAGTTTATATGCAAGAATTTAGGGAAAGTTTGAAAATTTTAACCCAATGTGCTTTTTTATATAAAGATACTCCGCCTCAAATTTTATGCGAACATCCTGAGTATGTAAGTGCTTCAAAAGAGCAGATTATGACACAAAATTATTCTTTAATGCAACATTTTGTTTTGGTTACTCAAGGCTTAAAACCTCCAAAAGGAGAGGTTTATGTACCTACTGAAAGTCCTAAAGGTGAGCTTGGATTTTTTATCCATTCAGATGGAAGTGGTAGACCTTATAGATTAAGAGCTAGAACCCCTAGCTTTTTTCATTGTGCATTTTTAGAGGAAATGCTTGTTGGGTCATATTTAGCTGATGCGGTGGCTATTTTAGGAAGTATTAATATAGTTTTAGGTGAGATAGACAGGTGA
- a CDS encoding NADH-quinone oxidoreductase subunit C, producing the protein MRKYSDKKNVQLKNYYEDRFYHAPKTQKLNLENSVFEQDFLQISQKFKIKNSFIELDFWVIEIEKDDNVVLLNELKNLGYSCFTDASAIDFVAQKNGFEVYYQLLNMDKNLRVRVKTFVGVKEKLQSIMSVFKGANWCEREIYDMFGIFIINHPNLKRLLMPDDWYGHPFLKTYPLEGDEFAKWYEIDKIFGKEYRQVVGEENRDPGFVDEKDTLNFSRIYHEVSKGQTPREDKYLQDYQEEDGVVFVKKVKRNQAKILDKRR; encoded by the coding sequence ATGAGAAAATATAGCGATAAAAAAAATGTTCAATTGAAAAATTACTATGAAGATAGATTTTATCATGCTCCAAAAACTCAAAAATTAAATTTAGAAAATAGTGTTTTTGAGCAAGATTTTCTTCAAATTTCTCAAAAATTTAAGATTAAAAATTCTTTTATTGAGCTTGATTTTTGGGTGATTGAAATAGAAAAAGATGACAATGTTGTTTTGTTAAATGAGCTTAAAAATTTAGGCTATAGCTGTTTTACCGATGCAAGTGCTATTGATTTTGTGGCGCAAAAAAATGGATTTGAAGTGTATTATCAGCTTTTAAATATGGATAAAAATCTAAGAGTTAGGGTAAAAACCTTTGTAGGTGTAAAAGAAAAGCTTCAAAGTATTATGAGTGTGTTTAAAGGGGCAAATTGGTGTGAGAGAGAAATATATGATATGTTCGGGATTTTCATTATCAATCATCCGAATTTAAAAAGACTTTTGATGCCTGATGATTGGTATGGTCATCCTTTTTTAAAGACTTATCCTTTAGAGGGTGATGAATTTGCCAAATGGTATGAGATTGATAAAATTTTTGGTAAAGAATACCGCCAAGTAGTGGGTGAAGAAAATAGAGATCCAGGTTTTGTTGATGAAAAAGATACTTTAAATTTTAGCCGAATTTATCATGAAGTATCTAAGGGTCAAACTCCAAGAGAAGATAAATACTTGCAAGATTATCAAGAAGAAGATGGCGTTGTGTTTGTGAAAAAAGTTAAAAGAAATCAAGCTAAAATTTTAGATAAGAGAAGATAA
- a CDS encoding NuoB/complex I 20 kDa subunit family protein, translated as MSTAPVVLTTVDKLVQWGRSNSLWALSYGLACCAIEMMAAGGARYDFDRFGTIFRASPRQSEVMIIAGTLSKKHAEFTRRLYDQMPDPKWVISMGSCANTGGMFNTYSTVQGVDRIIPVDIYVPGCAPRPETFQFALMILQKRIRKEKASRKIAPKRLI; from the coding sequence ATGAGCACAGCACCTGTTGTTTTAACCACGGTTGATAAGTTAGTGCAATGGGGTAGGAGTAATTCCTTATGGGCGTTATCTTATGGGCTTGCTTGTTGTGCTATTGAAATGATGGCAGCAGGCGGTGCAAGATATGATTTTGATAGATTTGGGACGATTTTTAGGGCAAGTCCTAGACAATCTGAAGTGATGATTATAGCAGGTACTTTAAGTAAAAAGCATGCTGAATTTACAAGAAGGCTTTATGATCAAATGCCAGATCCTAAATGGGTTATTTCTATGGGTTCTTGTGCAAATACGGGTGGTATGTTTAATACTTATTCTACTGTTCAAGGTGTAGATAGAATAATACCTGTAGATATTTATGTGCCAGGTTGTGCGCCACGCCCTGAGACTTTTCAATTTGCACTAATGATACTTCAAAAAAGAATTCGCAAAGAAAAAGCAAGCAGAAAAATCGCTCCAAAAAGGCTTATATGA
- a CDS encoding NAD(P)H-quinone oxidoreductase subunit 3 yields the protein MTHATIEHQYFGIFAMLVIASVIFFTLVYISSKIGSKLASHNRKKLGLGIYECGPMASKQANKINSQFFVFALIFILLDIEVVFLFPWAVIFKDLTTELAKYGLSLFALVEVFVFILLLAIGFLYAYKKGAFEWQSIKK from the coding sequence ATGACGCACGCAACTATAGAGCATCAATATTTTGGTATATTTGCAATGCTTGTTATTGCAAGTGTTATATTTTTTACTTTAGTATATATTTCTTCCAAAATAGGATCCAAATTAGCTTCTCATAATAGAAAAAAACTTGGACTTGGAATTTATGAGTGTGGACCTATGGCTTCTAAGCAAGCAAATAAAATCAATTCTCAATTTTTTGTTTTTGCTTTAATTTTTATTTTGCTTGATATTGAAGTGGTTTTTTTATTTCCATGGGCGGTGATTTTTAAAGATTTAACTACAGAACTTGCAAAATATGGTTTATCTTTATTTGCTTTAGTGGAAGTATTTGTCTTTATTTTATTGCTTGCAATAGGCTTTTTGTATGCTTATAAAAAAGGAGCATTTGAGTGGCAGAGTATCAAAAAATGA
- a CDS encoding ATP-binding cassette domain-containing protein — MFLEVKNLSKSYKFKKHWYLKEEENFVFKDVSFSLNQNENLLLCGESGSGKSTLAKILCMLECANAGEVLFEDKNILNLDFNSQRKLRQKIQYIFQDQKLALNPYKTAKRLLLDVYDNFKFKPNFEELFKLFDAFELEKDILELKPSKLSGGQSQRLGLIRALLLKPKLLILDEITAALDIVTAYKILNYLHAFQKAHDITYIFISHQEKILQNICHKKVLL, encoded by the coding sequence ATGTTTTTAGAAGTTAAAAATTTAAGCAAATCTTATAAATTTAAAAAACACTGGTATTTAAAGGAAGAAGAAAATTTTGTTTTTAAAGATGTGAGTTTTTCTTTAAATCAAAATGAAAATTTATTGCTTTGTGGGGAAAGTGGTAGTGGTAAAAGTACTTTAGCTAAAATTCTTTGTATGCTTGAATGTGCAAATGCTGGAGAAGTTTTATTTGAAGATAAAAATATATTAAATTTAGATTTTAATTCTCAAAGAAAATTACGCCAAAAAATTCAATACATTTTTCAAGATCAAAAATTAGCTTTAAATCCATACAAAACAGCCAAAAGACTTTTGCTTGATGTGTATGATAATTTTAAATTTAAGCCCAATTTTGAAGAACTTTTTAAGCTTTTTGATGCGTTTGAACTTGAAAAAGATATTTTAGAGTTGAAACCTTCTAAGTTAAGTGGTGGTCAAAGTCAAAGACTAGGTTTGATTAGAGCTTTGCTTTTAAAGCCAAAATTACTTATCTTGGATGAAATCACAGCAGCGCTTGATATAGTGACTGCTTATAAAATTTTAAACTATTTGCACGCTTTTCAAAAAGCGCACGATATTACCTATATTTTTATTTCGCATCAAGAAAAAATCTTGCAAAATATATGTCATAAAAAAGTGCTTTTGTAA